The window GAATGGGATGGCCGCGATGTCGATGCAGTCTACGAAGAGTACTTCCAGGCGCTGAAATCAATGTTGGGATGGGGATTGATCGATATCGTTGCCCACCTCGACCTGCCGAAGAAATTCGGACACCTCCCCGGAAACGGCTACTACGGCCTGGTGGAGGAACTGATCCCAGTCATCCTCGATTCCGGCGCAGTGGTTGAAATCAATACGGCTGGCAAGGACAAACCCGTCGGAGAGTACTATCCTTCGATACCAATCATCCGCAGGCTGGCCGGCGCCGGGGTTCCCCTGACAATCGGAAGCGATGCGCACCGTCCCGCGGAAGTCGGCCGGTATCGCGACGAGGTCCTGACAATTCTGCGGGAGTGCGGAGTGACTGAGCTCTTCAGCTTCGACAATCGTACGCGAGTGCCCGTTTGCATCTGATTGCGTGGTTTGGGGCTTTCTTCCAGAAATTGCCCCAAGTCCATGCCCAAGAAACCTCGGCTTGACGAGTTCCCCAGTTGAGAGCAGAAATCACGTGGCGTCTGACGCGCCCGAGTGTCTCGTTTTGCCGGATTTGGTGAAATCGCACACGCGGCATGTGTCGGAAAGAAAACCCAGACACCTGTTGAGATCACTTCTGCCGATTCGGGGTTTTGGATTGGCAACAGCGGTACGATTGGCTATGATTCTGTTGGAGCGTAAAGGCCCATTGGCCACCAAACCGGGTAAGACCGTTTTCTCGTTCTTGTAGATCTGTTGAAGTCCCGCTGACTCACCCCCCGCACGAATTCCACGAGAGGATGAGCCAGATGCACTATCAAACCGACATTGAGCACGGCCTTCTGAAGGCAAACACGAAGGTCAAATACGTTCGCTCGGCCCGCCAGATCCCGGACATCCCCGACGACGCCCGGGAAGCCCTGGAAAAGGTCTCAAAGAAATACATCTTTCGAGCAAACGACTACTATCTCAGCCTGATTGACTGGCACGATCCGGAAGATCCAATCCGTCAGCTCATCATTCCCCGCGAGGAGGAACTCGAGGACTGGGGGCAGTTGGATGCCAGCAACGAGAAGGCCGTCACGGTCGCTCGCGGAGTTCAGCACAAATACCACGACACGGTTCTGATGCTCTGCAACGATGTGTGTGGCGCTTACTGTCGCTACTGTTTCCGCAAAAGGCTCTTCATGGATGATAATGAAGAGACGACCCGAGATGTCGGACCCGGTATCGAGTACATCCGCGAGCATACAGAGGTCACGGATGTGCTTCTGACCGGCGGCGATCCGCTGCTGATGAGCACCGGGAAGCTCCAGAGAATCCTGGACCAACTGAATGAAATCGATCATGTTCGGGTTGTGAGAATCGGCACAAAGATGCCCGCATTCAATCCGTGGCGAGTTCTCGACGACCAGAATCTTCAGGCTCTGATCCGCGACAACTCGACGTACAAGCGCCCCATCTACATCATGGCCCACTTCGATCACCCGAACGAGTTGACGGATCCCGCCAAGCAGGGCATCGAGACGCTGCAGCATTGCAATGCTCGCGTCGTCAATCAGTGCCCGCTCATCAAGGGCGTGAATGACGACGTCGAGACTCTCCGGGATTTATTCACGACGATGACTTATCTCGGTGCCCCCCAGTATTACGTGTTCCAGGGGCGTCCGACGGCCGGTAATGCACCCTACGAACTCCCCCTGGTGCGGAGTTTCCGGCTGTTCGACGCAGCCCGCCAGGGTTTATCGGGCCTGTCCCGGCGCGTTCGGTTCTGCATGAGTCACGCGACCGGCAAGATCGAGATGATCGGGCTGGATGACGAACGTATCTACATGCGCTACCACCGTGCCCTTGACCCTCAGAACGAGAGTCGGGTGATAATCCTGAAGCGCGACGACGAAGCGTTCTGGTTGGATCAATTGGAGCCGGCGAGTATCGGGTGATCACACAATGGAAGAAGCAGTCCCCGAGCAAGCCGCTCCGTTGCCGCGACGACTTCGCCGGATTGCGTTCCTCATCATGACGACACTCATCACCTTTCTTCTGCTGGTCGTTGCCGGACTGTTGCTCTTCCAACACGGGATGATCTACTTTCCGCGGCCGTACGAACGTTCCTACCGCATGGGCTTCCCGCCCAACATGATCGAGCTGGAGTTTGCGACCACTTCCGGGAAGCAGACAGCATTCTACCAACCGCCCAAAGGCGATCCGAGCGCTCCCCCGCAACACCTCTGGATCATGATCGGCGGCAATGCCTCGCTTGCCTTGGACTGGGCGGATCTCATCGTCGATGTGGATGACGACGAAACGGGCTTCCTCCTCGTCGATTATCCAGGGTATGGGATTTCGGAAGGCAAAGCCTCTGGCAAGAAGATGCTCGAGGCGACAGAAGGGGCGTTCGATGCACTGGCAAGCCGCCTGCAGATGTCCCCGGAGCAATTGGGGCAGGATGTGAGCCACGTGGGGCATTCGATGGGCTGCGCGTCCGTCCTGCAATTCGCGGCGCGCCATCCGGCTCGTCGGATCATCCTGATCTCGCCCTTCACGAGCCTTGCCGACATGGCCCGACTCACAGTGGGTTGGCCGCTTTGCTACACGCTGCTTGATCGCTACGATAATCGCGCTCGTCTGGATGAACTGGCTGAACGAGTCGACCCGCCGGACGTCCACATCTTCCACGGTACGCAAGACAACATCGTGCCGTTCCGCATGGGAAAGGAACTCGCCGATCGCCACCCCAGCATGATCAAATTCCATCGCGTTCAAGGTGGGGATCACAATTGGGTGATTGAGATGTCACGGAAGAAGATTCTGAGGTTGATGAGCAACGAATAGAGCTCAGCCCACGTCCTTCGTCATCTGCACGCAAGCCAGCTTCACACCTCCCTACAATTCATGCCAGACCCGCTCCCCCACTCTGTATCCGTGTTTCTCGTAGAAGCTGACGGCATTCAGCGTCGCCTTTAGCTCGAGCTGGCGGCAATCCGGGCGACAGACAAATTCTTCCATAGATTCCAAGAGCCTCCGCCCGACACCACGACCGATTTCCCCGGGATGAATGTAGAGAGCAAGTACCTCGCAGTCGCCGCCGATGCTGA of the bacterium genome contains:
- a CDS encoding histidinol-phosphatase is translated as MVDLHNHTPYCHHAEGRPEEFVEKARALGIREFGFAEHSPWMFQYEDDPPIAPTWDEFRAYEEDLEKLRDQLADDDINLRIGIEVDFVPEQFETARSFTANYPFDFHIGSVHNLGDWIFDHPDHLEEWDGRDVDAVYEEYFQALKSMLGWGLIDIVAHLDLPKKFGHLPGNGYYGLVEELIPVILDSGAVVEINTAGKDKPVGEYYPSIPIIRRLAGAGVPLTIGSDAHRPAEVGRYRDEVLTILRECGVTELFSFDNRTRVPVCI
- a CDS encoding KamA family radical SAM protein; the encoded protein is MPDIPDDAREALEKVSKKYIFRANDYYLSLIDWHDPEDPIRQLIIPREEELEDWGQLDASNEKAVTVARGVQHKYHDTVLMLCNDVCGAYCRYCFRKRLFMDDNEETTRDVGPGIEYIREHTEVTDVLLTGGDPLLMSTGKLQRILDQLNEIDHVRVVRIGTKMPAFNPWRVLDDQNLQALIRDNSTYKRPIYIMAHFDHPNELTDPAKQGIETLQHCNARVVNQCPLIKGVNDDVETLRDLFTTMTYLGAPQYYVFQGRPTAGNAPYELPLVRSFRLFDAARQGLSGLSRRVRFCMSHATGKIEMIGLDDERIYMRYHRALDPQNESRVIILKRDDEAFWLDQLEPASIG
- a CDS encoding alpha/beta hydrolase, producing MEEAVPEQAAPLPRRLRRIAFLIMTTLITFLLLVVAGLLLFQHGMIYFPRPYERSYRMGFPPNMIELEFATTSGKQTAFYQPPKGDPSAPPQHLWIMIGGNASLALDWADLIVDVDDDETGFLLVDYPGYGISEGKASGKKMLEATEGAFDALASRLQMSPEQLGQDVSHVGHSMGCASVLQFAARHPARRIILISPFTSLADMARLTVGWPLCYTLLDRYDNRARLDELAERVDPPDVHIFHGTQDNIVPFRMGKELADRHPSMIKFHRVQGGDHNWVIEMSRKKILRLMSNE
- a CDS encoding GNAT family N-acetyltransferase, whose amino-acid sequence is MKITSATDGDRTAILELHRASIRGLCAPSYSDEEIAAWTDPLLPERYPVNVPDRPMLVAKDERDGRLLGFSIGGDCEVLALYIHPGEIGRGVGRRLLESMEEFVCRPDCRQLELKATLNAVSFYEKHGYRVGERVWHEL